A part of Winslowiella toletana genomic DNA contains:
- a CDS encoding TIGR04141 family sporadically distributed protein, producing MKCRLSIYLVKKGFTQDSQIIDLEHMKSGKKIHIPNTESTLYINQSKPAKYAEWIDYILFSQSELSLEDFSKSQSESAIIVCRLDDNIFLIPFGGGHHKIRKDLIERDFGLRVTLNSVDPEKLRSLDKSNYQDNPLNTRNQSTKEVDILSLNIDSELEILSTLTGKSNSPLFGDIVTGRDSLTVIISENILSLDKVLSEAFLKFRTPLPKNFEWIDNISKVKDKELCAVLDSELDEVLKSEDQHKDFWLGEPEIIDWDSQIGYCFENYKKAKGVYPTLSLNRLKEYFNKNGMPFCCDTLKEQKIYIISDTEATYKWWSAYNCLYAEVENNDELFILRNSTWYSVNVDFLKKIDQTLEKLTFYDYSLPDYNHDREDKYNFEAAKNDSSLFNVDKNLIYHGGGQSKIEFADLIKDGSDLIHVKYYRSSSTLSHLFSQAYVSAELFVSDSEFRRKLNKILPDNMKIKDILERPDTKNYTIIYAIATNKDIPKKLPLFSKITLKNAHKSLETLGFNVKIAPIKVNDELLKVTKCKKG from the coding sequence ATGAAATGTAGATTATCTATTTATCTTGTTAAAAAGGGGTTTACTCAAGATAGTCAGATTATAGATCTTGAGCACATGAAATCAGGGAAAAAAATTCACATCCCAAATACAGAGTCTACTTTATATATTAATCAATCCAAGCCAGCTAAATATGCTGAATGGATTGATTATATCTTATTCTCACAATCAGAGCTATCTTTAGAAGATTTTTCAAAGTCACAAAGTGAATCTGCAATTATTGTTTGTCGACTTGATGATAATATATTTTTGATTCCTTTCGGTGGTGGTCATCACAAAATAAGAAAAGATCTTATTGAAAGAGATTTTGGTCTTAGAGTAACTTTAAACTCTGTGGATCCAGAAAAACTAAGGAGTCTTGATAAAAGTAACTATCAAGATAACCCTCTCAATACCAGAAATCAAAGTACGAAGGAAGTTGATATACTATCTTTAAATATTGACTCAGAGCTGGAAATACTTTCCACTTTGACGGGGAAGTCAAATTCACCTTTATTTGGTGATATTGTTACAGGCAGAGATAGTTTGACGGTTATCATATCGGAGAACATACTTTCCTTAGATAAAGTTCTTTCAGAAGCTTTTTTGAAATTTAGAACCCCGTTACCAAAGAATTTTGAATGGATTGATAACATTAGTAAAGTTAAAGACAAAGAGTTATGTGCAGTTCTTGATTCAGAATTAGATGAAGTCCTTAAGTCGGAGGACCAGCATAAAGATTTTTGGTTGGGTGAACCGGAAATTATAGATTGGGATAGCCAAATAGGCTATTGCTTTGAAAATTATAAGAAGGCTAAAGGAGTATACCCAACGTTATCTCTTAACAGGTTAAAAGAATATTTTAATAAAAATGGTATGCCATTTTGTTGTGATACATTAAAAGAGCAAAAAATTTATATAATTAGCGATACTGAGGCTACTTATAAATGGTGGAGTGCGTATAATTGTCTCTACGCAGAAGTGGAAAATAACGATGAGTTATTTATATTAAGAAATAGCACTTGGTATTCTGTAAATGTTGACTTTTTAAAAAAGATTGACCAGACGTTAGAGAAATTAACATTTTATGATTATAGTTTACCAGATTATAATCATGACAGAGAGGATAAATATAATTTTGAAGCTGCAAAAAATGACAGTTCTCTTTTTAACGTTGACAAAAACCTCATTTATCATGGAGGAGGCCAGAGTAAAATAGAGTTCGCCGACCTTATTAAAGATGGTTCGGATCTAATACACGTAAAATATTACAGAAGCTCAAGCACATTGAGTCACCTTTTTTCTCAGGCTTATGTCTCAGCTGAGTTATTTGTGAGTGATTCTGAATTTAGAAGAAAGCTCAACAAGATCTTGCCTGATAATATGAAAATAAAAGATATTTTAGAAAGGCCAGACACTAAAAATTACACTATTATTTATGCTATAGCGACAAATAAAGATATTCCTAAAAAACTCCCGCTTTTCTCAAAAATAACATTGAAAAATGCTCATAAATCTTTGGAAACTCTAGGGTTCAATGTTAAAATAGCGCCAATAAAAGTTAACGATGAATTATTGAAAGTTACTAAGTGCAAAAAAGGATAA
- a CDS encoding helix-turn-helix domain-containing protein, with the protein MTAKNKFKSSAFEAIHSAASGMFKAGVIPQETMRSFDATCLENVEDLQPDEIKGLREKLNVSQPVFAKYLNTSVSTIQKWETGMKRPSGMSLKLLFVVQKHGLEILM; encoded by the coding sequence ATGACTGCCAAAAATAAATTCAAAAGCTCTGCGTTTGAAGCTATCCATAGCGCCGCTTCGGGCATGTTTAAGGCTGGTGTAATTCCGCAGGAAACGATGCGTAGCTTTGATGCGACATGCCTGGAAAATGTAGAAGATCTACAACCTGATGAAATTAAAGGGTTACGTGAGAAACTGAACGTTAGCCAGCCAGTTTTCGCTAAATATCTCAATACCAGTGTTTCAACCATCCAGAAATGGGAAACAGGGATGAAACGTCCTAGTGGGATGTCGTTGAAATTGTTGTTTGTGGTGCAAAAGCATGGATTAGAAATTTTGATGTAA